The bacterium genome contains the following window.
GCTTATGAAGATTATTTGCGGGAACTTTTGGATGCCGAAGTGAGGACGCGCAATGAAAATGCTGCCCGCCGCCTGTTGCGACAAGCCCGGTTCCCCGATACCAAAACCCTGGATCAACTCGACTGGGAGGTCTTGCAGGGAGTCAATCGGCCAAAGATCCATGAACTGGCCAGTTGCCGGTTTGTGGAAGACAAGCATGATGTGGTCATTGCCGGGCCCATCGGAACAGGGAAAACCCATCTTGCCATCGCCTTAGGTGTGGAAGCAGCCAGACGGCGTATCCCTGTGGGTTTCCATAAGGCAGCAGATCTGGTGCGTGACCTGATGGAGGCTCGTGATGAGCGAACCCTCGGGAGGATGCATCGTCGGTTCCAGAAAGTGCCACTATTAATTGTAGATGAACTTGGGTTTGTTCCGTTCAAACGCGACGGCGGCGAGTTGCTGTTCAATCTGTTGGCGGACCGCTATGAGCGGCGGTCCACCATCGTAACCAC
Protein-coding sequences here:
- the istB gene encoding IS21-like element helper ATPase IstB is translated as MSDTPLQAVINAQTRTLRLPTVGREYEAAARRARNDGWAYEDYLRELLDAEVRTRNENAARRLLRQARFPDTKTLDQLDWEVLQGVNRPKIHELASCRFVEDKHDVVIAGPIGTGKTHLAIALGVEAARRRIPVGFHKAADLVRDLMEARDERTLGRMHRRFQKVPLLIVDELGFVPFKRDGGELLFNLLADRYERRSTIVTTNLAFSEWVQVFGDEKLTTALLDRLAHHAHILTTQGKSFRARRNKEKTKIIQEGDCR